Genomic window (Streptococcus suis S735):
GAATCAATTGATTCAGGTTATTACAAGGCTCCCATTTGACAATCCAAAGGACCGGTTTGTACAAAAAATCAATCACCATCTGCGTGAAGAAGGGAAAAATCCATTTTATGATTACAGCCTGCCTATGATGATGATTAAGCTCAAACAAGCCATCGGTCGTACCAATCGCCATGACAAACAAGATTCACTAGTCTTGGTTTTGGACCCGCGTGTTCACACCAAACGCTATGGACAGCAAATTCTGTCCTTCTTTGAGAAAGATTATTTAATGTTAAGTGTGGATGCGAAAGAAATAGAAGGAGCTATTCAAGATTTTTTTGAATAAGTTGAAAGGGAGCCACAAGGCTTCCTTTTGTTTCCAGCGTTTTTTAATGCACTCATGATTAGGAATCTATTCCCTCTCTCCTTGCCGAATAACAGTGATTTTCTTTATGATTAAAATATGGTATAATTTTCCAAATATTAGTTTTTGTGAGAAGAGATTATGACAGAAAAAACAATTGTATTTAAGGTCGGGACAAGTTCTCTGACGCAAGAAAATGGCAGTCTGGACCGTATCAAGATCGCTCGGATTACCAATCAGCTGGCTCAGTTGCACCAGAAAGGTTACCAGATTGTGCTGGTGACGTCGGGCTCGATTGCTGCTGGTTTTCGGAGATTGGGATTTGACAAGCGACCGACCAAGATTGCGGAGAAGCAGGCTTCTGCGGCCGTTGGACAAGGTTTGCTGATTGAGGAATATACGCAAAATCTAATGAAGGACGGCATCGTATCGGCTCAGATTTTACTGACCCAGGATGATTTTGCGGATGCCAGACGTTATCAGAATGCCTCTCAAGCCTTGCAGGTCTTGCTCAAGCAACGGGCTATTCCTATTATAAATGAAAATGATACCATTGCCATTGAGGAGATTAAGGTGGGGGATAACGATACTTTATCTGCTCAGGTGGCTTCTCTCTTGAAAGCAGACCTATTGGTGCTCTTGACGGATGTGGATGGACTTTACACTGCCAATCCTAACAGCGATCCGACTGCCCAGCACTTGCCTCAAATTAAGGAGATTACGGAAGATTTATTTGCCATGGCAGCAGGAGCAGGCTCGTCCAATGGAACAGGTGGCATGACCACCAAATTGCAGGCGGCCCAGATTGCGACCAAGTCAGGCGTGCCCGTCTTTATCTGCTCTTCAAAAGAGGATACCGCCCTCTTGCAGGCGGTCACCCAAGCCAATCGTGGAACGCTCTTTTTAGCAGATGACCATGCCATGAACCAACGCAAGCAGTGGATGGCCTTCTATGCTCGGACAGACGCGGCGGTTGAAGTGGATGCAGGAGCGGTTGATGCTATGTTGCACCAGGGCCGCAGTTTGTTAGCTACTGGTGTCAAAGCCCTCGAAGGAGACTTTGAAGTGGGCCAGGTCGTAGAAGTTTACAGCCAAGCAGACCATCGTTTGATTGGTAAAGGTCGGGTCAAACTGTCCTCCAAGGACTTGCAGGACCAGTTGGCAAATGGCAGAGCAGAGGGCGTGTTGATTCACCGCAACGATTGGGTGAGCTTATAGTTGTTCAGTTTGTCTCGATTATGTTGACGAACGAGTAAACTGAAAGACTAAATAGGAGAAATTTATGACAACAACACAAGTATTATTAGATAGTTTATTGGCCAACAAGGCTTCTATCAACCTAGCGACAACAGAACAGAAAAACCAGGCTCTATCAGCAATGGCAGACCAGTTGGTTGCTCAGACTGAGGCAATTTTAGCAGGCAATGCC
Coding sequences:
- the proB gene encoding glutamate 5-kinase — protein: MTEKTIVFKVGTSSLTQENGSLDRIKIARITNQLAQLHQKGYQIVLVTSGSIAAGFRRLGFDKRPTKIAEKQASAAVGQGLLIEEYTQNLMKDGIVSAQILLTQDDFADARRYQNASQALQVLLKQRAIPIINENDTIAIEEIKVGDNDTLSAQVASLLKADLLVLLTDVDGLYTANPNSDPTAQHLPQIKEITEDLFAMAAGAGSSNGTGGMTTKLQAAQIATKSGVPVFICSSKEDTALLQAVTQANRGTLFLADDHAMNQRKQWMAFYARTDAAVEVDAGAVDAMLHQGRSLLATGVKALEGDFEVGQVVEVYSQADHRLIGKGRVKLSSKDLQDQLANGRAEGVLIHRNDWVSL